The Salvia miltiorrhiza cultivar Shanhuang (shh) chromosome 1, IMPLAD_Smil_shh, whole genome shotgun sequence genome has a window encoding:
- the LOC131006866 gene encoding uncharacterized protein LOC131006866 encodes MMLCSSPTLLRLIPTTHHPPPLQQIWGVGRRRAISVVTRAGPSTTSYIFAFIFPLSLLAVTTITSIRMADKLDQKFLEELAVNQAILEAEEGEEKEDEVSVSSEEEEAKPVRRRNRPKRQAEPSSIQ; translated from the exons ATGATGTTATGCTCTTCTCCAACTCTCCTTCGTCTTATCCCCACCACCCACCACCCGCCGCCGCTCCAGCAAATCTGGGGAGTGGGGCGGCGGAGAGCTATTTCGGTGGTGACACGCGCGGGGCCCAGCACCACCAGCTACATATTTGCCTTCATTTTTCCATTATCTCTTCTGGCCGTCACAACTATCACATCTATAAGAATGGCTGACAAGCTCGACCAGAAGTTTCTCGAAGAG CTTGCAGTAAACCAAGCAATACTGGAAGCAGAGGaaggtgaagagaaggaagaTGAAGTCTCCGTCTCTTCCGAAGAGGAAGAAGCGAAGCCGGTTCGCAGGCGCAATCGCCCCAAACGACAAGCAGAGCCGTCGTCTATACAGTAG
- the LOC131006868 gene encoding pentatricopeptide repeat-containing protein At4g20740-like yields the protein MRKNLSKPDVFAYTAMVKVLISEGNLDGSLMVWEEMLKDRIIPDVMAYTTLVMALCTGNRVDKGYELFKEMKERNYLIDRAVYGSLVEAYVVDEKVGLACGLLKDLLESGYRADLPIYNSLIKGLCTAKKVDRAYKLFHVTVREDLQPEFDTVNPILVSYAESKRMKEFCKLLEQMQKLGLSVTEDLARFFSGLVEREDGVVVALEVFEHLKTKKYLSVPVYNTLMEALLKNGEEKKALALFHELNELDLVPDSSTYSNAILCFVGVGDVKEACVWYNRTVEMLLVPSLAAYSSLVEGLSKMGELDAAMMLVRDCLANVESGPLEFKYTLTIIHVCKSNDATKVMEVVNEMVEQSCPPNAVTCTAIIYGMCKHGTMEEARKVFSIMRDSKFLSEADVIAYDEMLGDHMKKTTAGLLLSGIRFFGLESKLKAKGCSFLPS from the coding sequence ATGAGGAAGAATCTGTCCAAGCCAGATGTGTTTGCATACACGGCTATGGTAAAGGTGTTGATCTCAGAAGGAAATTTGGATGGTAGTTTAATGGTGTGGGAGGAGATGCTAAAGGATCGCATCATTCCAGATGTCATGGCCTATACAACTTTGGTCATGGCGCTTTGTACAGGTAACCGTGTTGACAAAGGTTACGAATTGTTTAAGGAGATGAAAGAGAGAAATTATTTGATAGACAGGGCCGTTTATGGATCTCTGGTTGAAGCATATGTTGTGGATGAGAAGGTGGGTTTAGCTTGTGGGTTGCTCAAAGACTTACTCGAATCAGGGTACAGGGCAGATTTGCCAATATATAACTCTCTTATAAAAGGCTTGTGTACTGCCAAAAAGGTTGACAGAGCTTATAAACTTTTCCACGTGACAGTTCGAGAAGATCTTCAACCAGAGTTTGATACTGTTAATCCCATCTTAGTGTCTTATGCGGAGTCGAAAAGAATGAAAGAATTTTGTAAGTTGCTTGAGCAAATGCAGAAGTTGGGGCTTTCTGTCACTGAGGATCTAGCCAGATTCTTTTCTGGCTTGGTAGAGAGGGAAGATGGTGTCGTGGTGGCTCTGGAAGTGTTTGAGCACTTGAAAACCAAAAAGTATCTTAGTGTTCCGGTTTACAATACACTTATGGAGGCCCTTCTCAAGAATGGTGAGGAAAAGAAGGCATTGGCACTCTTCCACGAACTTAATGAACTTGACTTGGTACCTGACTCCTCGACTTACAGTAATGCAATTTTATGTTTTGTTGGAGTCGGAGATGTAAAGGAGGCTTGCGTTTGGTACAACAGGACGGTAGAAATGCTATTAGTTCCTTCGCTTGCTGCTTATTCGTCTCTTGTTGAAGGCCTCTCAAAAATGGGAGAGCTGGATGCTGCTATGATGTTGGTTCGTGACTGCTTGGCCAATGTGGAAAGTGGTCCGTTGGAATTCAAGTACACTCTCACAATTATCCACGTTTGCAAGTCAAACGATGCCACAAAGGTAATGGAAGTTGTAAATGAAATGGTTGAACAAAGTTGTCCTCCAAATGCTGTTACATGCACTGCTATTATTTATGGCATGTGCAAGCATGGAACGATGGAAGAGGCAAGGAAAGTCTTCTCAATCATGAGAGATTCGAAATTCCTCAGTGAAGCTGATGTAATAGCCTATGATGAGATGCTTGGAGACCACATGAAGAAGACAACTGCAGGTTTACTGTTGTCTGGAATAAGATTCTTCGGTCTGGAGTCGAAATTGAAGGCAAAGGGCTGTTCGTTCCTGCCCAGTTGA
- the LOC131006869 gene encoding uncharacterized protein LOC131006869, with amino-acid sequence MMLCNNSVSSPTLLRLIPTTHHPPPLQQISPVGRRRAISVVTRAGPSTTSYIFAFIFPLSLLAVTTITSIRMADKLDQKFLEELAVNQAILEAEEGEEKEDEVSVSSEEEEAKPLRRRNRPKRQAEPSSIQ; translated from the exons ATGATGTTATGCAACAACTCCGTCTCTTCTCCAACTCTCCTTCGTCTTATCCCCACCACCCACCACCCGCCGCCGCTCCAGCAAATCTCGCCAGTGGGGCGGCGGAGAGCTATTTCGGTGGTGACACGCGCGGGGCCCAGCACCACCAGCTACATATTTGCCTTCATTTTTCCATTATCTCTTCTGGCCGTCACAACTATCACATCTATAAGAATGGCTGACAAGCTCGACCAGAAGTTTCTCGAAGAG CTTGCAGTAAACCAAGCAATACTGGAAGCAGAGGaaggtgaagagaaggaagaTGAAGTCTCCGTCTCTTCCGAAGAGGAAGAAGCGAAGCCACTTCGCAGGCGCAATCGCCCCAAACGACAAGCAGAGCCGTCGTCTATACAGTAG
- the LOC131006870 gene encoding uncharacterized protein LOC131006870, whose amino-acid sequence MRFYRCPLQEADSCSYFEFIDPRPTELQRNFIAKLKRERDQLQDELRRKTCECLDLKEAEENAETYIVEHHEMGEEIVKLKEELTKLKRKCWLRGAVIGLLLGVLVVVHV is encoded by the exons ATGCGATTTTATCGTTGTCCCCTACAAGAA GCTGATTCTTGTTCTTATTTTGAGTTCATCGACCCGAGGCCTACTGAGTTGCAACGGAACTTCATTGCCAAGCTCAAACGCGAAAGAGATCAACTGCAAGACGAGCTTCGTAGGAAAACCTGTGAATGTcttgatttgaaggaggccgaGGAAAATGCAGAGACCTACATCGTGGAGCATCATGAAATGGGTGAAGAAATTGTTAAACTTAAGGAGGAGCTAACCAAATTGAAGAGAAAGTGTTGGTTGAGGGGTGCTGTGATAGGGCTTTTGCTTGGTGTATTAGTCGTTGTTCATGTTTAG
- the LOC131006867 gene encoding pentatricopeptide repeat-containing protein At4g20740-like, which translates to MKPPVPPAPLSKPYFFYGHRKPSQNRPTVRGGLFSNRQTLNPKRFSRPSEEPFDLQKWDPEDKANQRPPYVKDPSERFFILAKNLSPIARYIVDAFRKHKQWSPELVAELNRLRRVTPKLVTEVLKFPNVDPRLSSKFFNWAGKQKGYRHDFACYNAFAYFLNRANHFRAADQVPELMHMQGKPPTEKQFEILIRMHADAKRGLRVHYVYEKMKKFGVKPRVFLYNRIMDALVKTGHLDLAMSVYNDFKDDGLVEENMTYMILVKGLCKAGRMEEVFNLLDKMRKNLSKPDVFAYTAMVKVLISEGNLDGSLMVWEEMLKDRIIPDVMAYTTLVMALCTGNRVDKGYELFKEMKERKYLIDRAVYGSLVEAYVVDERVGLACGLLKDLLESGYRADLPIYNSLIKGLCTAKKVDRAYKLFHVTVREDLQPEFDTVNPILVSYAESKRMKEFCKLLEQMQKLGLSVTEDLARFFSGLVEREDGVVVALEVFEHLKTKKYLSVPVYNTLMEALLKNGEEKKALALFHELNELDLVPDSSTYSNAILCFVGVGDVKEACVWYNRTVEMLLVPSLAAYSSLVEGLSKMGELDAAMMLVRDCLANVESGPLEFKYTLTIIHVCKSNDATKVMEVVNEMVEQSCPPNAVTCTAIIYGMCKHGTMEEARKVFSIMRDSKFLSEADVIAYDEMLGDHMKKTTAGLLLSGIRFFGLESKLKAKGCSFLPS; encoded by the exons ATGAAGCCACCAGTTCCGCCAGCGCCGCTGAGCAAACCTTACTTCTTCTACGGCCACCGCAAGCCCTCCCAGAACCGCCCCACCGTCCGCGGCGGTTTATTCTCCAACCGCCAAACTCTGAACCCGAAGAGGTTCAGCCGCCCCTCCGAAGAGCCGTTCGACCTCCAGAAATGGGACCCAGAGGATAAAGCAAACCAAAGACCTCCCTATGTGAAAGACCCATCTGAAAGATTCTTCATTTTGGCGAAGAACTTGTCTCCCATTGCGAGATACATAGTAGATGCCTTCAGAAAGCATAAGCAGTGGAGCCCAGAGCTGGTGGCTGAGCTTAATCGGCTGCGCCGCGTCACGCCCAAGCTGGTCACGGAGGTTCTGAAGTTTCCTAACGTTGATCCTAGGCTCTCATCCAAGTTCTTTAACTGGGCTG GCAAACAGAAGGGCTATAGGCATGATTTCGCCTGTTACAATGCTTTTGCTTACTTTTTGAATCGGGCAAATCACTTTCGCGCCGCTGATCAGGTGCCTGAATTGATGCATATGCAAGGGAAGCCACCTACTGAGAAACAATTTGAAATCTTGATCCGGATGCATGCTGATGCTAAAAGGGGTCTGAGGGTACACTATGTGTatgagaaaatgaagaaatttgGTGTGAAACCACGGGTATTTTTGTATAACAGGATTATGGATGCATTAGTTAAGACTGGCCATTTAGATTTAGCCATGTCAGTTTATAATGACTTCAAGGATGATGGTTTGGTGGAGGAAAATATGACTTAtatgattttggttaagggctTATGTAAAGCTGGGCGGATGGAAGAAGTGTTTAACCTTCTGGATAAGATGAGGAAGAATCTGTCCAAGCCAGATGTGTTTGCATACACGGCTATGGTAAAGGTGTTGATCTCAGAAGGAAATTTGGATGGTAGTTTAATGGTGTGGGAGGAGATGCTAAAGGATCGCATCATTCCAGATGTCATGGCCTATACAACTTTGGTCATGGCGCTTTGTACAGGTAACCGTGTTGACAAGGGTTACGAATTGTTTAAGGAGATGAAAGAGAGAAAGTATTTGATAGACAGGGCCGTTTATGGATCTCTGGTTGAAGCATATGTTGTGGATGAGAGGGTGGGTTTAGCTTGTGGGTTGCTCAAAGACTTACTCGAATCAGGGTACAGGGCAGATTTGCCAATATATAACTCCCTTATAAAAGGCTTGTGTACTGCCAAAAAGGTTGACAGAGCTTATAAACTTTTCCACGTGACAGTTCGAGAAGATCTTCAACCAGAGTTTGATACTGTTAATCCCATCTTAGTGTCTTATGCGGAGTCGAAAAGAATGAAAGAATTTTGTAAGTTGCTTGAGCAAATGCAGAAGTTGGGGCTTTCTGTCACTGAGGATCTAGCCAGATTCTTTTCTGGCTTGGTAGAGAGGGAAGATGGTGTCGTGGTGGCTCTGGAAGTGTTTGAGCACTTGAAAACCAAAAAGTATCTTAGTGTTCCGGTTTACAATACACTTATGGAGGCCCTTCTCAAGAATGGTGAGGAAAAGAAGGCATTGGCACTCTTCCACGAACTTAATGAACTTGACTTGGTACCTGACTCCTCGACTTACAGTAATGCAATTTTATGTTTTGTTGGAGTCGGAGATGTAAAGGAGGCTTGCGTTTGGTACAACAGGACGGTAGAAATGCTATTAGTTCCTTCGCTTGCTGCTTATTCGTCTCTTGTTGAAGGCCTCTCAAAAATGGGAGAGCTGGATGCTGCTATGATGTTGGTTCGTGACTGCTTGGCCAATGTGGAAAGTGGTCCGTTGGAATTCAAGTACACTCTCACAATTATCCACGTTTGCAAGTCAAACGATGCCACAAAGGTAATGGAAGTTGTAAATGAAATGGTTGAACAAAGTTGTCCTCCAAATGCTGTTACATGCACTGCTATTATTTATGGCATGTGCAAGCATGGAACGATGGAAGAGGCAAGGAAAGTCTTCTCAATCATGAGAGATTCGAAATTCCTCAGTGAAGCTGATGTAATAGCCTATGATGAGATGCTTGGAGACCACATGAAGAAGACAACTGCAGGTTTACTGTTGTCTGGAATAAGATTCTTCGGTCTGGAGTCGAAATTGAAGGCAAAGGGCTGTTCGTTCCTGCCCAGTTGA